The following coding sequences lie in one Lolium perenne isolate Kyuss_39 chromosome 2, Kyuss_2.0, whole genome shotgun sequence genomic window:
- the LOC127336380 gene encoding secretory carrier-associated membrane protein 6: MHHDPNPFDEGGGADDNPFSNGGGRGGKQQHGFRPTEPVGFGSGGGATVDVPLDSMGDSKARELSSWESDLKRREGDIKRREESLKNAGVPMEDKNWPPFFPIIHHDIANEIPANVQKLQYLAFASWLGIVLCLSWNFIAVIVCWIKEGDSKLFFLATIYALLGIPLSYLMWYRPLYRAMRTNSAFSFGWFFLCYLIHIGFCIIAAIAPPIVFQGKSLTGILAAIDTFSEHLIIGIFYFVGFALFCLETLLSIGVLQKVYMYFRGRK, translated from the exons ATGCATCACGACCCCAACCCCTTCGACGAGGGCGGCGGCGCCGACGACAACCCCTTCTCC AATGGGGGAGGCCGAGGCGGGAAGCAGCAGCACGGGTTCCGCCCCACCGAGCCCGTCGGcttcggcagcggcggcggcgccaccgtcgACGTGCCCCTCGACAGCATGGGC GACTCCAAGGCCAGGGAGCTCTCCTCGTGGGAGTCAGATCTCAAGCGGCGTGAGGGG GATATCAAAAGGAGGGAGGAATCGCTGAAGAATG CTGGAGTGCCAATGGAGGACAAGAACTGGCCGCCGTTCTTCCCCATCATCCACCATGACATTGCCAATGAGATACCCGCCAACGTGCAGAAGTTGCAATACCTGGCGTTCGCAAGCTGGCTTG GAATCGTGCTCTGTCTCTCCTGGAACTTCATCGCTGTCATCGTCTGCTGGATCAAGGAGGGAG ATTCAAAGCTGTTCTTCCTTGCTACAATCTATGCTCTGCTTGGAATTCCTCTTTCTTACTTGATGTGGTATAGACCCCTCTACCGCGCAATGAG GACTAACAGTGCATTCAGTTTTGGATGGTTTTTCCTGTGTTACCTG ATCCACATTGGTTTCTGCATAATTGCTGCCATTGCTCCGCCAATCGTATTTCAAGGAAAATCATTAAC GGGCATATTGGCTGCGATTGACACTTTCTCTGAGCATCTAATTATTGGG ATCTTTTACTTCGTGGGGTTTGCACTATTTTGCTTGGAGACGCTGTTGAGCATTGGAGTTCTTCAG